The DNA sequence ACTTTTTATTCTATCCGTAGGTAGAATACCAGAATATGCAGAAACCGTTTCAGAAACTGAAGAAGCTAAAGAACAAGCAAATAAATACTATGAAAAGATATTGCAGTCTGCTTTAGAAATAGTCCAAGAAAGGGGCATTCAAGCAAAAACTCTTATAAGGTATGGAAAACCAGGAGACGAAATAGTAAATACTGCAAAGGAAATAGGTGCAGACCTTATAGTCCTTGGCACTAAAACACACCCCACTTTAGTAAGACGACTATTGGGCACAACAGCAGATAAAGTTGTCGATAATGCTCATTGCTCTGTTTTGGTAGTTAGGTAAACTGCTAAGCAAATTTTATAATGGCTCACGACAACGTTTTAAGTTAAAATTATAACAAAATATAAAAAGGAAAATCTTGGGGATTGTTATACACTCAATTAAATTTCTTTTTAACGTATGGTAAAATTTTACTATCCTAAAATAAAATACCATAACTTGGAGTAAGTAATTGGAGAAGTATTTAGTTATTGCAGTAGGTGGAAGCATTGGAGCAATTCTTAGATACTTAACAGGTGTATACTCTGCAAAGCTATTCGGAACATGGCTACCATACGGTACGCTTATAGTTAATGTTGTTGGTTCGTTTATCCTCTCATTTTTTATGATACTGTTTTTAGAAAAATTATCTTTAGACCCACTGTGGAGACTGTTTGTAGCAGTTGGTTTTTGTGGAAGCTATACTACATTATCATCCATAACCTACGAAACCTTATCCATAGCAATGGATGGAGATTATGTAAGAGCTTTACTAAATATTGCTTTAAATTTTGGACTATCCTTTTTATCAGCATTTGCAGGAATAGTATTAGCAAGGATGTTATAGGAGGTGTATCATGAAAATTGAAACAGAAGCTGTTTTGCTTAGAATACATATAGGCGAGGCAGATAAATACAAAGGAAAACCTTTATACAAAAAAATTGTTGAAATTCTTAGAGAAAATCATATAGCAGGAGCAACAGTTTTAAGAGGAATACTTGGATTTGGTAAATCTACAAGAATCCATGCAGCATCAATATTAGATTTATCTGAAGATTTACCGATAATTGTTGAAGTTGTAGAAAATGAAGATAAAATAAAAGCAGTTTTACCCATGATCGAGCCTTTGATAGAAAATGGTTTAATTACGATGGAAAAAGTTAAAGTTTTAAAATATTCTGCCAAAGGAGACTAATGTTGTTTGCCGGCATAGAGTGTGTTGATAATATATTTTTAGTTAGCCTTATGGATGAAAACAAAACAGTTAAAGGAATTTTTAAATTTTATAAAGAAGGTCTTTTATGGTTTATCGACCATTATAATCCAAATATTATTGCTGTAAGTTATGACTTTCCGGTAAGGTCAAAAATAGCTTTAACAAATAAAGCATCTTCAAATTTATACAAATCAATCATCGAGCAGTTTGAATACACAGAAGTTGATAGAAGGTCTTTTAAAGAAAAAGAAAAAAGAATCTTAAAATCCGACCATGAAGAGTTTTGGAAGAAAATCATAAGAAAAGAAATTCTTCCACCAGAAACACCGGAAGGTTTAGAGCAAAGATTGTATAACCTACCTAAAACAGGCATTAGATTAAATAAAAGATTACTATCTCAAAACAAAAAACTTATTGCAAAAGAGATAGATGCGGTAATACTATCTTTTGCGGGATACAGCTTTTATAACAACAGATTTGAAAATGAAGAAACAGAAAATGGCATTATAATCATTCCTAAATACATTTATGTTATGAAAAAAGACAGACAAGATGCTATATCATCTGAAGGAGAATCTTAAATAGTAAGCAAAAAGTCCTATATACTCTCTGATTGCTTTTGTTGAATCTTGAAGAACGTTCATTTTAGGAAAGTAGCTATAAACTGTATACTTTTTATCCATCTTAAAGTCTGTTGGATATGGAATTACATTTAATCCTGCCTGCTTAAAAGTCATGTAAGACCTTGGCATATGATAAGCAGAAGTAACTAAAATAACAGTCTTGTATCCATACTTTTCGCAGATTTTCTTTGTAAAAAAAGCATTTTCTAATGTATCTCTGCTTTGGACATCTGTAAAAATCATTTTTTTATCAATCCCAAGCTCAGTTAATAAAGATTTCATAGCTTCTGATTCTGGTAGATTTGTAATGGCAGACCCACCGGATAAGATAATTGGAACGTTTAATCTTTTATGAAGCACAAAACCTGCAAGAACCCTTTTTAAAGAATCTTCTGTTAGAATTCCGGTATTATAACTACCACCACCCAAAACAACTATAACATCTCCGCTTATATTTTTTGGCTGTTGAAATTTTGTCTCAAGAGGCTTTAGAAGAAAATC is a window from the Sulfurihydrogenibium sp. genome containing:
- a CDS encoding universal stress protein produces the protein MFKKILLAYDGSEGSRLALEKAVYLTAQFRSELFILSVGRIPEYAETVSETEEAKEQANKYYEKILQSALEIVQERGIQAKTLIRYGKPGDEIVNTAKEIGADLIVLGTKTHPTLVRRLLGTTADKVVDNAHCSVLVVR
- the crcB gene encoding fluoride efflux transporter CrcB, whose amino-acid sequence is MEKYLVIAVGGSIGAILRYLTGVYSAKLFGTWLPYGTLIVNVVGSFILSFFMILFLEKLSLDPLWRLFVAVGFCGSYTTLSSITYETLSIAMDGDYVRALLNIALNFGLSFLSAFAGIVLARML
- a CDS encoding DUF190 domain-containing protein, which translates into the protein MKIETEAVLLRIHIGEADKYKGKPLYKKIVEILRENHIAGATVLRGILGFGKSTRIHAASILDLSEDLPIIVEVVENEDKIKAVLPMIEPLIENGLITMEKVKVLKYSAKGD
- a CDS encoding YdcF family protein gives rise to the protein MFFIKKLITFFIIPPGLFVFIFLIIAYFSRNNKRVLTISLASAISIYLISIEPVKDFLLKPLETKFQQPKNISGDVIVVLGGGSYNTGILTEDSLKRVLAGFVLHKRLNVPIILSGGSAITNLPESEAMKSLLTELGIDKKMIFTDVQSRDTLENAFFTKKICEKYGYKTVILVTSAYHMPRSYMTFKQAGLNVIPYPTDFKMDKKYTVYSYFPKMNVLQDSTKAIREYIGLFAYYLRFSFR